The Clostridiaceae bacterium HFYG-1003 genome includes a window with the following:
- a CDS encoding WYL domain-containing protein: MTGKIGTKEDRILDIYTALLNGEAVSLTEYAQKYEVSEKSIKRDFQRIELFLADYNLASSDNFNIINTNTSKRDKGQFQLKNAENNYMSRAEILAVVKILMDSRGLSESEMNPIVKKLIASSVSKADQRFIRDLLINEWYNYVEPSHGQPILEKLLELAKAIKEQRILRLTYSKSSGGSVERIIEPLGIIYSEFYFYLAGNIKNIDKDKHFQIKGDENPTMYRLDRIQELELMDERYQVSEAKRFKEGEYRKRIQFMYGGKLHHVRLLVRDFALEAVSDKLAGAKVSPWNKDGYEYLVEAELFGEGILMWLMGQGDGVRLIAPQSLAKMMLDRANKLADMYK, translated from the coding sequence AAAATTGGCACAAAAGAGGATCGGATTCTGGACATTTATACTGCACTGCTTAACGGCGAGGCTGTCAGTCTGACGGAGTATGCCCAAAAGTACGAGGTCAGCGAGAAATCCATCAAGCGTGATTTTCAGCGGATTGAATTGTTTCTGGCAGACTACAACCTGGCCAGCAGCGACAACTTCAACATTATCAATACTAATACCTCCAAGCGGGACAAGGGTCAGTTCCAGCTGAAGAACGCGGAGAACAACTACATGTCCCGGGCTGAGATTCTGGCAGTGGTGAAGATTCTGATGGACTCCCGCGGCCTGTCTGAATCCGAGATGAACCCCATCGTGAAGAAACTGATTGCATCTTCCGTCTCCAAGGCGGATCAGCGCTTTATCCGGGATCTTTTGATCAATGAATGGTATAACTACGTGGAGCCCAGCCATGGGCAGCCGATCCTGGAAAAGCTTCTGGAATTGGCCAAAGCCATCAAGGAACAGCGGATCCTGCGCCTGACCTACAGCAAATCCAGCGGCGGGTCCGTGGAACGGATCATTGAGCCCCTGGGAATCATTTACAGTGAATTCTATTTCTACCTGGCCGGAAATATTAAAAATATCGACAAGGACAAGCACTTCCAGATCAAAGGCGATGAGAATCCAACCATGTACCGGCTGGACCGGATCCAGGAGCTGGAGCTGATGGATGAGCGGTATCAGGTGTCCGAGGCCAAGCGGTTTAAGGAAGGTGAATACCGCAAGCGCATCCAGTTTATGTACGGTGGGAAGCTGCATCATGTCCGCCTGCTGGTTCGGGATTTCGCTCTGGAAGCAGTCAGCGATAAATTGGCTGGGGCGAAAGTCAGTCCCTGGAACAAAGACGGTTATGAATATCTGGTGGAAGCGGAGCTCTTCGGGGAAGGCATTCTGATGTGGCTCATGGGGCAGGGCGATGGCGTGCGCCTGATTGCGCCCCAGTCCCTGGCCAAGATGATGCTTGACCGGGCCAATAAGCTGGCAGACATGTACAAATAA
- a CDS encoding alpha-amylase has translation MIRRDRERQGNQMSQNGIMFQYFEWYMQDLQNDLWIRLKEDAPRLAGLGISSVWIPPAFKATSPLDTGYGTYDLYDLGEFDQKGSVKTKYGTKEELLAAIAALHEHGIQVYADVVLNHKANGDETETFLVREVDPSDRTSPISEPYEIEAWTKFTFPGRGDRYSAFQWNWSHFTGTDFNARDNRRSVYMIEGINKGWCQGVTYENGNFDYLMFNDIDYKHPDVVKEIRSWAIWFLNETKVDGFRFDAVKHINDFFLRDLVRKIRGEYRQDFYAVGEYWHQDEEEVNNYLDQTDYEMDLFDVRLHFNFHHASLAGADYDLTTIFDGTLVQNHPAMAVTFVDNHDSQPTQALQSWVEPWFKPLAYSMILLRQDGYPKIFYGDYFGIKAPESIEGHQAILDQLIYLRNQHAYGEQVDYLDHPNVIGWVRLGDEVHPYGCAVLLSNGEEGEKLMNVGSINQGAVYADYTGSRTDKVTIDPDGNGLFRCNAGQVSVWVRDQVTPEEAFNEENL, from the coding sequence ATGATCCGAAGGGATCGGGAAAGGCAGGGCAATCAAATGAGTCAGAATGGCATCATGTTCCAATATTTTGAGTGGTATATGCAGGATTTGCAGAATGATCTGTGGATCCGGCTGAAGGAGGATGCCCCGCGCCTGGCCGGTCTGGGCATTTCCAGCGTCTGGATCCCGCCGGCCTTCAAGGCGACTTCCCCCCTGGATACCGGCTACGGCACCTATGATCTGTATGACCTGGGAGAATTTGACCAGAAAGGATCCGTGAAGACCAAGTACGGCACGAAAGAAGAGCTGCTGGCAGCCATCGCGGCGCTCCATGAACATGGAATCCAGGTCTATGCCGACGTGGTGCTTAACCATAAGGCCAACGGCGATGAAACAGAGACCTTCCTGGTCCGGGAGGTTGATCCATCGGATCGCACCAGTCCCATCTCCGAACCCTACGAAATTGAAGCCTGGACTAAATTTACCTTTCCCGGCCGTGGTGACCGGTATTCCGCGTTCCAATGGAACTGGAGTCATTTTACCGGAACAGACTTCAATGCCAGGGACAACCGCCGCTCCGTCTACATGATTGAAGGGATCAACAAGGGCTGGTGCCAGGGCGTTACTTATGAAAACGGAAATTTCGACTACCTGATGTTCAACGACATTGACTATAAGCATCCCGACGTGGTGAAGGAAATTCGCAGCTGGGCCATCTGGTTCCTGAATGAAACGAAGGTGGACGGCTTCCGCTTCGACGCGGTCAAGCACATCAACGACTTTTTCCTGCGCGATCTGGTTCGGAAAATCCGGGGTGAATACCGCCAGGATTTTTATGCTGTGGGCGAGTACTGGCATCAGGATGAGGAGGAGGTCAACAATTACCTCGACCAGACGGATTATGAGATGGATCTGTTCGATGTGCGCCTGCATTTCAATTTCCATCATGCCAGTCTGGCCGGGGCGGACTATGACCTGACGACCATTTTTGACGGTACGCTGGTTCAGAATCATCCGGCCATGGCCGTCACCTTTGTCGACAATCACGATTCCCAGCCGACTCAGGCGCTGCAGTCCTGGGTGGAACCCTGGTTCAAGCCCCTGGCCTATTCCATGATTCTTTTGCGCCAGGATGGTTATCCGAAAATATTCTATGGGGATTACTTCGGCATCAAGGCTCCGGAATCCATTGAGGGCCATCAGGCGATCCTCGATCAACTGATCTACCTGCGCAATCAGCACGCCTACGGCGAACAGGTCGATTATCTGGATCATCCCAATGTCATCGGCTGGGTTCGCCTGGGGGATGAAGTACACCCGTACGGCTGCGCGGTCCTCCTCAGCAATGGGGAAGAGGGGGAGAAGCTGATGAATGTCGGTTCCATCAATCAGGGGGCAGTCTACGCCGATTATACCGGCAGCCGGACCGACAAAGTCACCATCGATCCGGATGGCAATGGCCTCTTCCGCTGCAATGCGGGGCAGGTGTCCGTCTGGGTTCGGGATCAGGTGACGCCGGAAGAGGCGTTCAACGAAGAAAATCTGTAA